A window of Verrucomicrobiota bacterium JB022 contains these coding sequences:
- a CDS encoding Maf family protein, with the protein MELILASGSPRRRELLTLMGLRFRVQPADVDEIEEAEPQALVADNARLKAEAVAKLAPDAPILAADTTVALGDMVLNKPGDLEEARSMLLLLSGQTHVVYTGVSLHWAAREVRHDFVESSEVTFRELEEDVITQYFERVNPLDKAGAYGIQEGRELIIERWTGSLHNIMGLPTERLETELRKLGWLNDLRTKGV; encoded by the coding sequence ATGGAGTTGATCCTGGCTTCCGGTTCTCCCCGACGACGTGAATTGCTGACTTTGATGGGCCTGCGCTTCCGCGTGCAGCCGGCCGATGTGGACGAGATCGAGGAGGCGGAGCCGCAAGCCCTGGTGGCCGACAACGCCCGCCTCAAGGCCGAGGCCGTGGCCAAACTGGCACCCGATGCGCCCATCCTCGCCGCCGACACGACAGTCGCGCTCGGCGACATGGTGCTGAACAAGCCGGGCGACCTCGAAGAAGCGCGCAGCATGCTCCTGCTCCTCAGCGGGCAGACGCACGTCGTCTATACCGGCGTAAGCCTGCATTGGGCCGCCCGCGAGGTGCGCCACGATTTTGTCGAGTCGAGCGAAGTCACCTTCCGCGAGTTGGAGGAAGACGTGATTACGCAGTATTTCGAGCGCGTTAACCCGCTGGACAAAGCCGGTGCCTACGGCATTCAGGAAGGTCGCGAGCTGATCATCGAGCGCTGGACCGGTTCGCTGCACAACATCATGGGCCTGCCCACCGAGCGCCTCGAAACCGAGTTGCGCAAGCTGGGTTGGTTGAACGATCTACGCACCAAGGGCGTCTAG